TACTTGAAGTTGTTTGATAAAAAACTCAACTAATCTATTTTGAGTGTAAAAATGTGGGACTTGATGCTTAACATCAATCCCcatataaatgtaataattgTCAAATATCTTAGATATAAATTTACTATATTAACTTGATCGGATAATCTAataaatgtgtctttaatttgataatatgtgCTAATaatttagcaaatgcaacatttcaagttaataataaacaaatataagacCACATACAAATGCAttaattaagaccataaaataataaaatgacccATTTGAtcgatgaatgggtccacacatatcccattaaattatatataggaACGATTAGATTTTACTCTATCATTAGAGGAAGATGGTTTTATcactaatttatcttttaaatagATGGTAAATATTTCTCATTGGATAAtagaattttgtaattatttaatgCATGTCTGTGTGAATTTTTAACAATCATATGCATTATTGTGTGtgttgttaaaaaataatgtttactTTAGTttcaattaatgataaagtttaaaaaaacttatttttttaaaaattgtgtgTGTTGTTGTATTATCTATCAGACACATGATTACATCATCTTTTTTGGTGTCAAagcttcaattttaaaatttatattctttcatttaaaaattacattaatcataaaatatataaaataatgaaaggaaGGAATACATGGTAATAAGCACACAAAGTTTGTAGTTTAACAATTCTTGACCACAGGATGGGTggagctttatttttttttttaactttgggtgagaaatagtaaTTTGTGGCTTGTAGTCTGTGATCCTTGACCATAGCTTGGGtggaactttattttttatttaaaaacatattttttgtttgtgtaattaaatctaaatttataatgtattatatatttccaatataaatttgatcctttttaaatatctttcaattttttaatttctcaccATTTAGAgttagaaattatcattttaaatttttttctctttttcacaTATTATATCTGTTAAAGTCTAAATTtccataaataaattcaattttcttctcaaaaagattataataaattatattaatcaaataggCATTGGCATTCATTTCTTCAGTAAATATGTAATCTTTAGTTAATACAATTTTGTCACATACATAAACAACATTCatatacatgtatgtatgtatgtacgtatgtatgcgaaagaaaattttgttaatatctCAAAGGTTGATTTCTAGTtcaaaaaattatgcaaacaaGCAATatctataaatttgaataaaaacgataataaattattatgtatttgaatagtttcaaattaaaaataaaataatacataattatataatgatacattattatttatatataaatttgtgcaTATTATTGGTACAAACTAGCTCTAGTTTGACCTGCCATTAGGGGTTATAAACTTTAGTATTATTGTGGGCGTTTAGACTCTTTTAAACATACTGCGTTACATGTCTAAATCAACTCTTCTCCTTCTAGTCTTCTTCTCTCCCCGtttcttttctttgaaatttaGGGCCTTCGATAGATAATATTTGAgtatcttcttttaattttcctCTCTATACTGCGTTAACACGTTTCCaagaaatcaatcaaataaaccCTACAAAGCGTCACACTTTTTCTTGTGGACACGGTTTCTAGACGTTTTATTTCCATTTCAGCTAAGTTTTTACAATTTACCACGCGGCTTTCCCACTATAAATGCTTAACTATCTTCCCAATCATTTAGGTAACAACAACATTAAACGAGCATTACTTAAGCTATCTATGAACCGAACTTCACCAATGGAAGCAACCAAATTCTTATCCTCCACCATTCTTCCTCTCCATCATGGAGTTTCTTCCTCATTGCTATGTCGAAAGAACGATGTGAAAAAGCCCTACATCTTAAGCATGGGTGGGAGTAGAGGATCAGAAGGGCGAGATTATGAGGGAAAGCTGGTGGATGAGAACATGATTGTGCTGCGAATGCGCATTCGAGAGAAGAAATTGTCGGAGGCAAAGTATGAGCCGCCTTCGAATTGGATGGAGTGGGAAAGGAAATATTATTTGCATTATAATCAGGATATCTGTGAAGCAATGGGGCTGTTGCAGAGTTATTTGATGAACATTAGGCCAGGTATAGCGGTTGGGATGATAGGTGTTGTTGCAATGAGTGTGGCCATTTCTACTGGGTTGCTCTTGTTTCAAGCTGTGGAATTGGCTAAGATCATCTTATTTGGGTTTCACTTAACGTAAATTCTTAACAAATGAACATAAGCCAAAACATGACCATCCAGATTTAATTATATGTCGAAGTTGCCATTAGTTCTtcaagaattaataattttttctagtttattttcataattcttAAACTTAAGGTTTACTAACTTACATACCCAGCTGCGCTGGATCTCTGAAAATAGTCTTGATATTTATTGAACCAATTGGAGAGAATAACAATCCTAAACTTCACCATTGTTTACGGcgttaaatcaaattttctagGAAAATATTCGATAAATTTGTCacttttttctttgtctttaatatttttatataatataaacttcaTCATGCATTTGCACGTACAGTTATGACTCAGAACCAAGGAGAAGATCGATCATCTTCTTTTaccacaagaagaagaaaataatagttGGGCCGGTAAAGAAAAGAAGAGTGaggtataatattttatttgttggaaaattttatatGGGAAAATTTATGACAGATTAAACCATTCGTGTAAGTCCAAACTACCCCGTTTTCCCTGTTTTATATTCCCAACAAGAAAATTCAGAGCACATTTTTGTAGGTTTTGACTACATATTTCGTAGAAGAAACGATCCCCTTTGCCGTTGATTTTAGGAAACTGAGTTCGAAAAAGTTTatgaagattttgaatttttgattagACAGGAAAGGAATCAAATTCATAAGCATATTACTCTTAAAAGACAAAGGAAGACAATCCAAATGATGGTGTTGGCAGCCGCAAACAAAACGTGGTGCTCATCATGTCATGTGCTTCTCATTAAAGTTATTC
The genomic region above belongs to Mangifera indica cultivar Alphonso chromosome 15, CATAS_Mindica_2.1, whole genome shotgun sequence and contains:
- the LOC123197483 gene encoding uncharacterized protein LOC123197483, whose amino-acid sequence is MEATKFLSSTILPLHHGVSSSLLCRKNDVKKPYILSMGGSRGSEGRDYEGKLVDENMIVLRMRIREKKLSEAKYEPPSNWMEWERKYYLHYNQDICEAMGLLQSYLMNIRPGIAVGMIGVVAMSVAISTGLLLFQAVELAKIILFGFHLT